From the genome of Streptomyces sp. NBC_01116, one region includes:
- a CDS encoding ricin-type beta-trefoil lectin domain protein: protein MAIALRKTLALTALALTASFLPTAGAQAVEAASPALRAPGLYCLANAWNTPNVSTKPCDAKDQGQHWTLSGHQISLTNAPAYCLANTWNAADVSVKPCDPKDQGQYWNVSGQQIALTYAPAYCFSNAWNTPNVSTKPCDAKDQGQRWVIFKDQISLAAA, encoded by the coding sequence ATGGCAATCGCTCTCCGCAAGACACTCGCTCTCACAGCTCTGGCGCTGACCGCTTCCTTCCTGCCGACTGCCGGGGCACAGGCCGTGGAAGCGGCTTCCCCCGCCCTGCGTGCTCCCGGGCTGTACTGTCTCGCGAATGCCTGGAACACCCCGAACGTGTCCACGAAGCCGTGTGACGCGAAGGACCAGGGCCAGCACTGGACCCTTTCGGGCCACCAGATTTCCCTGACCAACGCCCCGGCCTACTGCCTCGCCAACACCTGGAACGCCGCGGACGTCTCGGTGAAGCCGTGCGACCCCAAGGACCAGGGACAGTACTGGAATGTCTCGGGCCAGCAGATCGCCCTCACGTATGCGCCGGCCTACTGCTTCAGCAACGCGTGGAACACCCCGAACGTCTCGACCAAGCCGTGCGACGCGAAGGACCAGGGCCAGCGCTGGGTGATCTTCAAGGACCAGATCAGCCTCGCTGCCGCCTGA